In Syntrophorhabdaceae bacterium, the following are encoded in one genomic region:
- the dctP gene encoding TRAP transporter substrate-binding protein DctP, which yields MKTRGLIGVVVVLAAAALILCAVPSAVRAQQARPIELTFGSPYAAEMPVSQPNKDWMEKMEKDTGGRVHFKTFWGGTVIDAAEGHTELAQGAADVGEISVIFARSGYYIAKGTFLFNYGAPNQQVVRRAAEQVRAKFPQIEAEYKGLKPMAWSANAATHLITRKPVRKLSDLKGMRIRPLGDFSKVFAALGAEVVQMPGADLYVALQKGIIDGAMMPGVAYDSFHLDEVAKYITMLNVYQSYTAQRAMNQASLNKLPPDIKKIFEGSIDWWGADADRILNKISDDGLQIAKKGGVEFINLSKEDMQKFNDAVKVEALKSAQDLDAKGLPGTQIFNETRRLIEAASK from the coding sequence ATGAAAACGAGAGGACTCATAGGCGTGGTAGTGGTGTTGGCAGCGGCCGCACTTATCCTGTGTGCCGTGCCGTCTGCGGTTAGGGCCCAGCAGGCTCGTCCGATTGAGCTTACGTTCGGTTCGCCCTATGCAGCCGAGATGCCTGTTTCACAGCCGAATAAGGACTGGATGGAGAAGATGGAAAAAGACACAGGTGGACGGGTACACTTTAAGACGTTCTGGGGTGGAACTGTTATCGATGCGGCGGAGGGTCACACGGAACTTGCCCAGGGCGCCGCTGATGTGGGCGAAATATCGGTCATCTTCGCGAGGAGCGGATACTACATAGCCAAGGGCACGTTTCTGTTCAATTACGGCGCCCCCAATCAGCAGGTTGTGAGGCGTGCTGCGGAGCAGGTGCGGGCAAAGTTCCCTCAAATCGAGGCTGAATACAAGGGGCTCAAGCCCATGGCGTGGAGCGCGAATGCGGCAACCCATCTTATCACCCGGAAGCCTGTCCGGAAACTCTCGGACCTCAAGGGTATGAGAATACGGCCGCTCGGTGATTTTTCCAAGGTTTTCGCCGCACTGGGCGCCGAGGTGGTGCAGATGCCTGGAGCGGATTTGTATGTGGCCTTGCAGAAGGGCATAATTGACGGGGCCATGATGCCTGGTGTCGCATACGATAGCTTCCATCTCGATGAGGTGGCAAAGTACATTACCATGCTCAACGTGTATCAATCCTACACCGCTCAGAGGGCCATGAACCAGGCCAGCTTGAATAAACTGCCACCTGACATCAAGAAGATATTCGAAGGGAGTATTGACTGGTGGGGCGCCGATGCGGACCGCATTCTGAACAAGATCAGCGATGACGGTCTCCAGATCGCCAAGAAAGGAGGTGTTGAATTCATAAACCTCTCCAAGGAGGATATGCAAAAGTTCAATGACGCGGTAAAGGTTGAGGCCCTTAAGTCTGCGCAGGACCTGGATGCAAAAGGTCTGCCCGGGACACAGATATTCAATGAAACACGGCGCCTGATTGAGGCCGCCAGTAAATAG
- a CDS encoding ester cyclase: protein MTLEDKKNVVLAFFKTAFEDKEPEKAIELYVGDYYRQHNPGVPDGKESFAAYVKMRSAKNPGRKILLKRIIAEGDLVMLHSHNIFAPGDEGHAQAPFGVASINIFRLENGKVVEHWDVREPVPGSAVHANTMF, encoded by the coding sequence ATGACACTGGAAGACAAGAAGAATGTAGTACTCGCTTTTTTCAAAACCGCGTTTGAGGACAAAGAACCTGAGAAGGCGATCGAGCTGTACGTAGGTGATTATTACCGACAGCACAACCCTGGAGTTCCTGACGGTAAGGAATCGTTTGCCGCATACGTGAAGATGCGCTCGGCGAAAAATCCGGGTCGAAAGATCCTTCTCAAGCGCATAATCGCTGAGGGTGACCTGGTTATGCTCCACTCTCACAACATTTTCGCACCGGGTGACGAGGGCCACGCGCAAGCCCCTTTTGGCGTTGCCTCCATAAATATCTTCCGGTTGGAAAACGGGAAGGTCGTAGAACACTGGGACGTGAGGGAGCCGGTGCCGGGAAGTGCCGTTCATGCCAATACCATGTTTTAG
- a CDS encoding MarR family transcriptional regulator, which produces MKSLLMGETRWNQRQNRPIAWAQSAGYLPLTGVASTMCRCQRGSYDLATRNFIDISSRTDIITYRDINLSLLCGLPGTKNMKNPDRQLAKSSHIDKALDELHSMYFSRLMALSDIVNRYVDIALKDEVNWLRLRALVVLTGLGKGAINSSELAKNLLRPNQNITRIVDDLERDGLVAKVRDRGDRRVITVRITRTGLDYISQSLDRIATAEKELRFCLNRRELGSIATMLPKVRRHLAGLLSDGPNRLRTHAGASGERKKHGNAVKRRPGQDAKISPSSKRRVSG; this is translated from the coding sequence ATGAAATCGCTTTTGATGGGAGAGACCCGCTGGAACCAAAGACAGAACCGCCCCATCGCATGGGCGCAAAGCGCAGGATACCTGCCTCTCACTGGGGTTGCTTCCACTATGTGCCGATGCCAGCGTGGAAGTTACGATCTCGCCACCCGTAATTTTATTGACATCTCGTCCCGCACTGATATAATAACCTATCGTGATATTAACCTTTCGTTACTATGCGGGTTGCCGGGCACGAAGAATATGAAGAACCCTGACAGGCAGTTAGCGAAAAGCTCCCACATCGACAAGGCTTTAGACGAGCTTCATTCCATGTACTTCTCGCGTCTCATGGCCCTCTCGGATATCGTTAACCGGTACGTGGATATAGCGCTCAAGGATGAGGTCAATTGGCTGAGATTGAGGGCGCTCGTGGTGCTCACGGGCCTCGGAAAGGGTGCGATCAACTCGAGCGAACTGGCCAAGAACCTGTTAAGGCCGAATCAGAATATCACGAGGATTGTCGATGATTTGGAGCGGGATGGATTAGTTGCCAAAGTTCGAGACCGGGGGGATAGGAGGGTAATCACCGTCAGGATCACGAGGACCGGCCTCGACTACATCAGCCAGTCACTCGACAGGATAGCCACGGCTGAAAAGGAATTGCGCTTCTGTCTTAATAGAAGAGAATTGGGATCTATCGCAACCATGCTTCCGAAGGTTAGGCGTCATCTGGCAGGTCTTTTATCGGACGGCCCCAACCGCTTGAGGACCCATGCGGGTGCCTCAGGTGAAAGAAAGAAACATGGGAATGCTGTGAAGAGACGGCCCGGACAAGACGCAAAGATAAGCCCGTCGTCGAAGAGAAGGGTTTCAGGTTGA
- a CDS encoding N-acyl homoserine lactonase family protein: protein MMKNTWTIAPLILGTAVRDKSQTLLYRDYGVPLAGALLAWLLVNGDERVLVDAGAFGRVERPEVANRYDQTPEQRMEPQLKRFNTSCDQIRLVINTHLHLDHAGGNDYFPKATFVVQKKEMEYAQNPLPIHRGAYDVDFSNMTFEYADGDAEILPGIRVVFTPGHSPGGQSVLVDTEKGLHIIAGDTITHFINMEVPPGTSFWPNGIYVDLRDCYWSLDRLRDLGGFILPGHDTLVMKKELYP, encoded by the coding sequence ATGATGAAGAATACCTGGACCATAGCACCGCTTATCCTTGGAACGGCGGTCAGAGACAAATCACAGACCCTTCTTTACCGGGATTATGGCGTTCCGCTTGCCGGTGCACTTCTTGCCTGGCTTCTCGTGAATGGCGATGAGAGAGTGCTCGTTGATGCCGGTGCATTCGGTCGCGTGGAGAGGCCTGAGGTGGCAAACCGTTATGACCAGACGCCCGAACAGCGGATGGAGCCCCAGCTCAAGCGGTTCAACACGTCTTGTGATCAGATACGGCTCGTGATCAATACCCATCTGCATCTGGATCACGCGGGAGGAAACGACTATTTTCCAAAGGCCACCTTCGTGGTCCAGAAGAAGGAGATGGAATACGCACAGAACCCGCTGCCAATTCACAGAGGGGCCTATGACGTGGATTTCTCAAATATGACTTTCGAGTATGCGGACGGCGATGCTGAGATCCTTCCGGGTATCAGGGTAGTATTTACTCCGGGGCACTCCCCCGGAGGCCAATCGGTGCTTGTCGACACGGAAAAGGGCCTCCACATCATAGCCGGCGATACGATAACCCATTTTATCAACATGGAGGTTCCCCCGGGTACTTCCTTCTGGCCAAACGGGATATATGTGGACTTGAGGGATTGCTACTGGAGCCTCGATCGTTTAAGAGACCTCGGGGGTTTTATTCTTCCCGGGCACGATACACTCGTCATGAAAAAGGAGCTTTATCCGTAA
- a CDS encoding FAD-dependent oxidoreductase, producing the protein MNEPRLTKRNEPLKADMVVIGGGGAGLSAAVSATERGASVIVLEKRGAPGGNTALASGLFAAESPAQKRAMIDASRDGLFQTIMDWTHWKTNPRIVRAMIDRSGETIEWLEGLGCSFAVMPFYPNHAPATMHIPSRRAAVTDALVKYCNDLGVKILTRTEAKKILTGKRGEVKGILATIRGRDVSITTNRIIISTGGYGGNKELIKKYCAYYHDSMGLIGLPNMGDGLRLATEAGAATEGLGMIQMEGPCTPRSVRLMIDMPDSGKLPVMLGQIALEPQTVWVNKRGVRFIDETAGTSHFTTSNGVARQPEAICFSLLDSSMVRGISEKGIILGRGPMGPLLGSKLPGLERELKAQAEHGTLFFEQVDPESCNGCGLCIDACPMYLTGLDTKVTDRNECPPCRVACPAGVDMRSYVYLMKSGKIREAYEVLRESLPLPAITGRICPHPCESECARKEVDEAVNINSLERFVADQWLEEKAEPIARMHDARVAIIGSGPAGLSCAYFLTKMGYAVTVFESMRELGGMLRTAIPEYRLPRDVLDAQLAYIRDMGVEFKTNVTVGRDIAFKELQKDYQAIFVAMGSQLSRRIELQEMAHENVLWGLDFLRDINLKKGSRVKDNVVVIGGGNVAIDVALTAFRVGARQITVACLEQRDSMPAFEDEVREALREGIHLQAGWGPGKILLDGNDVAGIELIRCTSVLDEQGKFNPVLDESTVMKIDADTIILAVGQATDLSTLPHDMATSDGLIKVDPSTLETNIPGIFAGGEITSGPSMVIEAIAAGRKASVSIDRYLKGQDLKDDSTVRTGRVEKPPKEGIPTLPRQNAPVSGAQARKADFSEIKTGFDEDMAYFESRRCMTCGSRALLNPVEECRLCQACERICPQKALSILPGKIVEPLVKIADSWDGIAAWIGLDARTLKRTIDDYNSACDAGHDPTFAKDRRYLIPLATPPFYAIQCGADYLDTIGGIKINERMEVLNKEDDPIPGLFAAGIDTGGWEGDTYCAKLAGTTFAFAINSGRIAGENAVLSLPGKKKK; encoded by the coding sequence ATGAATGAACCTCGATTAACAAAAAGGAATGAACCTCTCAAGGCAGATATGGTGGTCATCGGCGGCGGCGGCGCCGGTCTCTCAGCGGCAGTCTCCGCAACCGAGAGAGGGGCCAGTGTGATCGTTCTCGAGAAGAGGGGTGCTCCGGGGGGCAACACGGCTCTCGCCTCCGGCTTATTCGCCGCTGAGAGCCCTGCGCAAAAAAGGGCCATGATCGATGCATCGAGAGATGGACTCTTTCAGACCATCATGGACTGGACCCACTGGAAAACCAATCCCCGGATTGTGCGGGCCATGATAGACCGTTCCGGTGAGACCATTGAATGGCTCGAAGGACTTGGGTGCAGCTTCGCCGTCATGCCCTTCTATCCCAATCACGCCCCGGCAACTATGCACATACCCTCACGTCGCGCCGCGGTCACCGACGCACTTGTCAAGTACTGTAACGACCTCGGCGTAAAGATACTGACGCGCACCGAGGCAAAGAAGATCCTCACCGGAAAAAGGGGCGAAGTGAAGGGTATCCTGGCCACGATAAGAGGTCGGGATGTGAGCATCACCACAAATCGGATAATTATCTCCACGGGAGGGTACGGGGGCAACAAGGAACTCATCAAGAAATACTGTGCGTACTACCATGACAGTATGGGTCTTATCGGACTGCCTAACATGGGTGACGGTTTACGCCTTGCGACCGAGGCGGGCGCGGCAACAGAGGGGCTTGGCATGATCCAGATGGAAGGACCCTGCACCCCGAGGTCCGTACGCCTTATGATTGATATGCCCGATTCCGGTAAGCTGCCCGTGATGCTCGGCCAGATTGCTCTGGAGCCGCAAACCGTCTGGGTAAACAAGAGGGGAGTCCGGTTCATCGATGAAACCGCTGGTACGAGCCATTTTACAACCTCCAACGGCGTAGCGCGACAGCCCGAAGCGATCTGTTTTTCGCTTCTTGACAGCAGTATGGTGCGGGGGATTAGCGAAAAGGGTATTATCCTGGGCAGGGGACCTATGGGGCCGTTACTCGGAAGCAAGCTTCCTGGATTAGAACGGGAGCTTAAAGCTCAGGCAGAGCATGGCACCCTGTTCTTCGAACAGGTCGATCCTGAGAGTTGCAATGGCTGTGGCCTCTGCATCGATGCCTGTCCCATGTATCTCACGGGCCTCGATACTAAGGTGACCGACAGAAATGAATGTCCACCGTGCAGGGTGGCGTGCCCGGCAGGTGTCGATATGCGAAGCTATGTGTACCTCATGAAGTCGGGTAAGATTCGCGAAGCATACGAGGTGTTGAGAGAGTCCCTACCTCTCCCTGCCATAACCGGTCGTATTTGTCCTCATCCCTGTGAGTCGGAATGCGCGCGCAAAGAGGTTGATGAAGCCGTGAATATTAATTCGCTGGAGCGCTTCGTAGCCGATCAATGGCTTGAGGAAAAGGCAGAACCAATAGCGCGTATGCATGACGCCCGGGTAGCGATAATAGGTTCCGGCCCCGCAGGGCTTTCGTGCGCTTACTTTCTTACGAAGATGGGTTATGCCGTGACGGTATTTGAGTCCATGCGCGAACTCGGCGGGATGTTGCGGACGGCCATACCGGAATACAGATTGCCCCGGGATGTGCTTGACGCCCAGCTCGCATATATCCGTGATATGGGCGTTGAATTCAAGACAAACGTGACCGTAGGCAGGGACATAGCGTTTAAAGAACTCCAAAAGGACTATCAGGCTATTTTCGTGGCTATGGGAAGCCAGCTCAGTAGAAGAATCGAGTTGCAAGAAATGGCCCACGAGAACGTTCTCTGGGGCCTCGATTTTTTGCGTGATATTAACCTGAAAAAAGGTTCCCGAGTCAAGGACAATGTGGTAGTCATTGGCGGCGGCAACGTGGCGATAGATGTGGCCTTGACTGCGTTCAGAGTCGGCGCAAGACAGATTACGGTTGCCTGCCTCGAACAGAGGGATTCCATGCCGGCCTTCGAAGATGAAGTGCGAGAAGCACTGCGCGAGGGCATCCATCTTCAGGCGGGGTGGGGGCCTGGAAAGATTCTTTTGGACGGCAACGATGTGGCCGGCATCGAGCTCATACGATGCACAAGTGTTCTCGACGAGCAGGGAAAATTCAACCCGGTTCTTGATGAATCGACCGTTATGAAGATTGACGCAGACACGATTATCCTCGCCGTTGGGCAGGCAACAGACCTTTCAACCCTCCCGCATGATATGGCGACCTCCGATGGCCTGATCAAAGTCGATCCTTCGACCCTCGAAACAAATATTCCGGGGATCTTTGCCGGAGGAGAGATAACCTCCGGTCCATCGATGGTTATCGAGGCTATCGCAGCCGGAAGAAAGGCCTCCGTCTCCATAGACCGCTATCTTAAAGGGCAGGATTTGAAGGACGACAGCACGGTTCGCACGGGACGGGTCGAAAAGCCCCCTAAAGAAGGCATACCAACGCTACCGAGGCAGAATGCTCCTGTGTCCGGCGCCCAGGCGAGAAAGGCCGATTTTTCGGAAATTAAAACCGGATTTGACGAAGACATGGCTTATTTCGAGTCCCGGCGATGCATGACCTGCGGAAGCAGGGCGCTTCTCAACCCTGTGGAAGAGTGCCGGCTTTGCCAGGCCTGCGAACGAATCTGTCCGCAGAAGGCGCTCTCCATCCTGCCCGGGAAAATCGTGGAGCCTCTGGTAAAGATAGCCGATTCGTGGGATGGGATAGCGGCCTGGATAGGACTCGATGCGAGAACGCTCAAGCGTACCATCGACGACTACAACAGTGCCTGCGACGCGGGTCATGATCCGACTTTTGCAAAAGACAGAAGGTATTTGATCCCACTTGCTACCCCGCCCTTCTACGCAATCCAATGCGGGGCCGACTACCTCGATACCATAGGCGGTATCAAAATCAACGAACGTATGGAGGTTCTCAACAAAGAGGATGACCCTATCCCTGGCCTTTTTGCCGCCGGCATCGATACGGGCGGATGGGAGGGAGACACCTATTGCGCAAAACTCGCCGGGACAACCTTCGCTTTTGCCATTAATTCTGGCCGCATAGCCGGAGAGAATGCGGTCTTATCGCTACCCGGCAAAAAGAAGAAATGA
- a CDS encoding TRAP transporter large permease: MSPEVIGLLAFVVLFALLAMGMQIGVAMGFIGFIGMCILYPIPGAIVKIAVTPFEIASNYNFAVMPLFIFMAQITLVCGFGADLYRVAAKWLGHHRGGLAIASIGAATGFAACSGSSLATAATVTVVALPEMKKYNYDMGLASGALAAGGTIGSLIPPAGTLIVYAILTGVSIGQLFAASLIPAALTVLAYVLVVHVLCRMKPKLGPPIPKVPLMERIASLKDCWELLLLLIFVIGGMIIGWFTPTEAAAIGAAGATLLAAARRRLTWEAFVRAAKDTMTTSGMIYVILIGAIVFNGFCAKTLIPMAAADWIAGLKVAPWLVIMAMMLIYFLMGMVMEAPSIQILTLPVFYPIVVNALGYHPVWFGVVQVRMLEITSITPPLGMVAYVIAGIDKDLTLYTVFRGVMPFLLMEIVTLPLFLFVMPITMWLPSLLR, encoded by the coding sequence ATGAGTCCGGAGGTCATTGGGTTATTAGCGTTTGTCGTCCTCTTCGCGCTCCTCGCCATGGGCATGCAGATCGGCGTGGCAATGGGTTTCATCGGTTTTATCGGCATGTGTATCCTGTATCCTATTCCAGGTGCCATTGTAAAGATAGCGGTGACCCCTTTTGAGATCGCCTCCAACTATAACTTCGCCGTCATGCCCCTATTCATCTTCATGGCCCAGATCACCCTTGTCTGCGGGTTCGGGGCCGATCTGTACCGGGTTGCAGCAAAATGGCTCGGCCATCACCGGGGAGGCCTCGCCATTGCAAGCATCGGTGCGGCAACCGGTTTTGCGGCCTGCAGCGGGTCGAGCCTCGCCACTGCCGCCACGGTGACGGTTGTGGCCCTGCCTGAGATGAAGAAGTACAACTACGATATGGGACTCGCATCCGGGGCACTGGCGGCAGGCGGTACCATCGGCAGTCTTATCCCACCGGCCGGCACCCTGATTGTATATGCGATCCTTACAGGGGTTTCCATCGGTCAGCTCTTTGCGGCAAGTCTCATCCCGGCGGCGCTTACCGTTCTCGCATACGTGCTAGTTGTGCATGTCCTTTGCAGGATGAAGCCCAAGCTCGGCCCTCCGATACCGAAAGTGCCTTTGATGGAAAGGATCGCGTCATTAAAGGACTGCTGGGAACTGCTTCTGTTACTCATATTCGTCATAGGGGGCATGATCATCGGCTGGTTCACGCCTACGGAGGCCGCAGCGATTGGGGCCGCCGGTGCAACGCTACTCGCCGCCGCGAGAAGACGCCTTACCTGGGAGGCCTTTGTCAGAGCGGCAAAAGATACCATGACCACATCCGGCATGATTTACGTGATACTCATCGGGGCCATCGTATTCAATGGTTTTTGCGCGAAGACGCTCATCCCCATGGCTGCCGCAGACTGGATAGCTGGTCTGAAAGTAGCCCCCTGGCTCGTTATTATGGCCATGATGTTGATCTATTTTCTCATGGGAATGGTCATGGAAGCGCCCTCAATCCAGATCCTCACCCTGCCGGTCTTTTATCCCATAGTGGTTAACGCACTGGGGTACCACCCGGTTTGGTTCGGGGTAGTTCAGGTTCGTATGCTGGAGATCACAAGTATCACGCCGCCACTTGGCATGGTTGCCTATGTGATCGCCGGCATAGACAAAGATCTGACCCTGTACACGGTGTTCAGGGGTGTTATGCCTTTTCTTCTCATGGAGATTGTCACACTGCCCTTGTTCCTGTTCGTTATGCCCATTACCATGTGGCTTCCGAGCCTTTTGCGTTAA
- a CDS encoding FAD-dependent oxidoreductase: protein MMRFQKLLEPFHIGKVQTRNRIIKTAAGTSFWVPGERRVSDKALAYYEAVAKGGAGLIMMESPIVEYPFDEPGDVRMRIDDDRFIPQLSELVGVIHKHGCPTFVQFYHRGPWNQPYAKMRPRYAASAVKPPVSEFDFPVEGEPRELTVAEIAELVQLFAEYSERARQAGFDGVELNAGGDHLFSTFLSRRNNKRTDAYGYASIEQRSRFLIEMIKAIKLRSGQDFPVSILINAVEGGAGDEGMTFEESKAIAVTLERAGADALHVRSHWFGHHLGSYNQDNLFYPEPFIPLASFPAGPDWSHQGKGVNVPGAEIIKKVVNIPVITVSGIEPMLGEEILRNGKADFIGMCRPLFADPELPNKLAAGRVEDIAPCTRCSTCQKMNGLPKECRVNAALGTTDYEIGRAATPKKVLVVGGGPAGMEAARVAALRGHEVTLIEKMHTLGGSLPIAALVKGMDIENLPNLIAYLKRQIRNAGVNVVTGRQFDPSMIDRFKPDVAIIAVGGVPSVPKIAGIEGRNVVKSSELHNTLKIFLRFLSPARLRWLTRFWMPVGKNVAIIGGKIAACQLAEFLVKRGRKVTVVDNGETLGEGLVPERKNRLFSWFKKKGVLVYPGAVCDSISDKGLTITTQGGEKLTIAADTIIPAIALSTNHSLVEALGSRVAEVYAIGDCEKSGLIPDAVADGWKIAKGL from the coding sequence ATGATGAGGTTTCAAAAACTTCTTGAACCGTTTCATATTGGAAAAGTGCAGACGCGGAACCGGATAATTAAGACCGCCGCCGGCACAAGTTTCTGGGTCCCCGGAGAGCGCCGTGTCTCAGACAAAGCTCTGGCTTATTATGAGGCTGTTGCCAAAGGCGGCGCCGGCCTCATCATGATGGAGTCACCTATAGTAGAATATCCCTTCGATGAACCGGGAGATGTGCGCATGCGCATTGACGACGACAGGTTCATTCCGCAGTTGAGTGAACTAGTCGGGGTCATCCACAAACACGGTTGCCCCACATTTGTTCAATTCTATCATCGCGGTCCCTGGAACCAGCCGTACGCAAAGATGCGGCCCCGTTACGCAGCCTCCGCAGTGAAGCCACCCGTGTCCGAGTTCGATTTTCCGGTTGAGGGAGAGCCCCGGGAGCTGACCGTGGCCGAGATAGCGGAACTCGTACAACTTTTTGCGGAGTATTCGGAACGGGCGAGGCAGGCAGGCTTCGATGGGGTAGAACTCAACGCCGGGGGCGACCACCTGTTTTCCACGTTTTTGTCCCGCCGTAATAACAAGCGAACCGATGCCTACGGTTATGCAAGTATTGAGCAGAGAAGCCGTTTTCTCATAGAGATGATCAAGGCGATAAAATTGAGGTCAGGTCAGGATTTCCCCGTCAGCATTCTTATCAACGCCGTTGAGGGAGGCGCTGGAGATGAGGGCATGACCTTTGAGGAGAGTAAGGCCATTGCCGTGACCCTAGAAAGGGCCGGAGCAGATGCGCTCCATGTGCGATCCCACTGGTTCGGTCACCACCTCGGCTCTTATAACCAGGACAACCTTTTTTATCCTGAACCTTTCATCCCGCTTGCTTCATTCCCCGCGGGGCCTGACTGGAGTCACCAGGGCAAGGGTGTTAATGTCCCCGGCGCTGAGATCATCAAGAAAGTAGTCAACATTCCGGTCATCACGGTGAGTGGGATAGAACCGATGCTTGGCGAAGAGATCTTAAGAAATGGGAAGGCTGACTTTATCGGCATGTGCAGACCGCTCTTTGCAGACCCCGAGCTTCCCAATAAACTGGCGGCCGGTAGGGTTGAAGATATCGCACCATGTACCCGCTGCAGTACCTGTCAGAAAATGAACGGGCTTCCCAAAGAGTGCAGGGTCAACGCGGCGCTCGGCACCACCGACTATGAGATCGGCAGGGCAGCGACACCTAAGAAAGTGCTTGTGGTCGGCGGCGGACCGGCGGGTATGGAGGCGGCGCGGGTGGCTGCCTTGAGGGGACACGAGGTTACTCTTATAGAGAAGATGCACACACTGGGAGGCTCCCTACCCATAGCGGCCCTGGTTAAAGGCATGGACATCGAAAATCTGCCTAATCTCATTGCCTATCTCAAAAGACAAATCCGAAACGCAGGCGTCAACGTGGTAACGGGCCGGCAGTTCGATCCTTCCATGATCGATCGGTTCAAGCCTGATGTGGCGATAATAGCCGTGGGAGGCGTACCGTCTGTTCCAAAGATAGCCGGCATAGAGGGGCGTAATGTGGTCAAGAGTTCCGAACTCCATAACACCCTCAAGATCTTCTTGAGGTTCTTAAGCCCTGCAAGGCTCAGATGGCTCACCAGGTTTTGGATGCCCGTGGGGAAAAATGTAGCGATCATAGGAGGGAAGATAGCGGCCTGTCAGCTGGCCGAGTTTCTCGTGAAGCGGGGAAGAAAAGTGACCGTAGTCGATAACGGAGAGACGCTTGGAGAGGGCCTGGTTCCTGAGCGAAAAAATCGCCTGTTTTCATGGTTCAAGAAGAAAGGAGTCTTAGTGTATCCGGGTGCGGTCTGTGACTCGATCTCGGACAAGGGGTTGACCATCACCACACAGGGAGGAGAAAAACTTACCATTGCCGCGGACACCATAATTCCGGCTATAGCCCTGTCAACGAATCACAGTCTGGTTGAGGCACTCGGGAGCAGGGTGGCAGAAGTCTATGCCATTGGAGACTGTGAGAAATCAGGGCTCATACCCGATGCGGTCGCTGATGGATGGAAAATAGCAAAAGGCTTGTGA
- a CDS encoding TRAP transporter small permease produces the protein MGALERIQKVINRIGALTSGLGIVLLASVGVVLVTGVVMRVLGKALSGAFDLVQILIVGAVAFAFVDCELRNRHARAEVVVERLKPKLRAWFESLTTLCALFYWVVVFLAGAQLALMKYAEHEETDMLKVPIAPFRGAWLFGLALLCVVVFIKLINHVKRGVSK, from the coding sequence ATGGGTGCGTTAGAGAGAATCCAAAAGGTCATTAACAGGATTGGGGCACTGACGTCTGGTCTTGGAATTGTTCTTCTGGCATCGGTTGGAGTCGTACTCGTTACAGGCGTCGTGATGCGGGTCCTTGGCAAAGCGCTTTCGGGCGCTTTCGATCTCGTCCAAATTCTTATCGTGGGCGCGGTCGCTTTTGCCTTTGTGGACTGTGAACTCAGAAACAGGCATGCGAGGGCTGAAGTCGTGGTCGAGCGGTTAAAGCCAAAACTTCGGGCCTGGTTTGAAAGTCTCACAACGCTCTGTGCGCTTTTCTACTGGGTTGTCGTGTTTCTGGCGGGTGCGCAGCTTGCGTTAATGAAATACGCCGAACACGAAGAGACAGACATGCTTAAGGTCCCCATCGCTCCGTTCAGGGGAGCCTGGCTCTTCGGACTCGCCCTGCTATGCGTTGTCGTCTTCATCAAATTGATAAATCACGTCAAGAGAGGGGTGTCGAAATGA
- a CDS encoding lactate utilization protein: MDALNRLEEVVKSLKRNRFDAVLVENADEATQKILEIVPVNASVGVANSVTIRQLGVVKRLQERGTTVLDPVAPSYGLAEFKEELIMPTLLKATLGSDVFISGTNALTRDGKLVNIDGLGNRVTGIVFGARTSVVVVGRNKLVLNVEEALDRIRNTITPTLTKRRNLPLPCAKAGKCMDCSMPERACNVTVIVEKKPPLTDMKVIVVNDDLGLGWDPGAPPHEIDRIRAKYEEFDWPYVPAWQEFKAKRGKK, encoded by the coding sequence ATGGATGCGCTGAATCGTCTTGAAGAGGTGGTGAAGAGTCTTAAACGAAACCGGTTCGATGCGGTACTCGTTGAGAACGCAGATGAGGCCACACAGAAGATACTCGAAATAGTGCCTGTAAACGCTTCGGTGGGTGTGGCGAACTCGGTGACCATTCGTCAGCTTGGTGTGGTAAAGCGCTTGCAGGAGAGAGGAACCACGGTCCTCGATCCGGTGGCGCCGTCATACGGTCTCGCCGAGTTCAAAGAGGAGCTCATCATGCCCACGCTTCTCAAGGCTACTCTTGGCTCCGACGTGTTCATATCGGGCACCAATGCGCTTACCCGGGACGGCAAACTTGTCAACATCGACGGCCTTGGAAATCGAGTCACGGGCATAGTCTTTGGGGCGCGTACGTCCGTTGTGGTAGTTGGACGGAACAAGTTGGTGTTAAACGTCGAAGAAGCGCTCGATCGTATCAGAAACACGATTACGCCCACACTCACGAAGAGGAGGAATCTCCCTCTCCCTTGTGCAAAAGCGGGTAAATGCATGGACTGCAGTATGCCCGAGAGGGCGTGCAACGTTACCGTCATCGTGGAGAAAAAACCTCCCCTCACGGACATGAAGGTAATCGTGGTCAATGACGACCTGGGGCTTGGGTGGGACCCTGGGGCACCGCCTCACGAGATTGACAGAATACGGGCCAAGTATGAAGAGTTCGATTGGCCTTACGTGCCGGCATGGCAGGAATTCAAAGCCAAAAGGGGTAAAAAGTAG